The window TGCACCCGCGCCGTCAATGCTGCGGCGCCGTCGCTGTATTCGGGAACCAGCGTGCAGAACTCGTCACCGCCGAGGCGCGCGACGATCGCGGACGGTCCGAGGGTCTCGCGCAGCACCCGGGCGACGTCGACGATGAGGCTGTCGCCCGCGTCGTGTCCGATGCCGTCGTTGACCCGCTTGAGTCCGTCCACGTCGAGGAATGCCAGCGCACAGTCGTGACCGTGGGTGCGTGCGGCCAGGAGCGCAGCCTCTGCCAGCAGGCGGAAACCACGGCGGTTGTTGAGCCCGGTCAGGTCATCGGTGAGGGAGAGCTGACGGATCTCCTCGTTGGCCTGTTCCAGCGCCGCGGTCCGGTCGCGGACACGCTGTTCGAGTTCGGCGTAGATCTGCACGTTCTCCATCGCGATCGACGTCGCGTCGGCCAGCGCCTGCAATAGCGACACCTCGCGGGGGGTGGGCTGACGCTCCTGAGCCCAGTAGTTCCCGATCGCTCCGACGGGGTCGAGCTTGCGGATCGGCGCCATCACCAGGCTCTTGACGAAGGTCGGGCGGTAGGCCTCGTGGGGGATGCGGCCGTCCAGGTAGATGTCGGGGATGATCGCAGCCTCGCGGTTGAGCATCGCCCAGCCGCTGATGCAGATCTCCATCGGAAAGCGGCTGCCCTTCCACAGGGGCGCGATCGCGTCCTCGTCGGCGTAGTAGCACTTGCCGTTGTCCCGGAGCACGAAGGTGGCGCCGTCGCAGCCGGTGAGTTCGCGCGCCGCGGTCCGGACGATCCGCTGGATCTCGGGCAGGCTGCGC is drawn from Mycolicibacterium gilvum and contains these coding sequences:
- a CDS encoding GGDEF domain-containing protein, which gives rise to MSASAVTSPVEGRVTDTPDAEYVRGMARLLQAVQELSLARSLPEIQRIVRTAARELTGCDGATFVLRDNGKCYYADEDAIAPLWKGSRFPMEICISGWAMLNREAAIIPDIYLDGRIPHEAYRPTFVKSLVMAPIRKLDPVGAIGNYWAQERQPTPREVSLLQALADATSIAMENVQIYAELEQRVRDRTAALEQANEEIRQLSLTDDLTGLNNRRGFRLLAEAALLAARTHGHDCALAFLDVDGLKRVNDGIGHDAGDSLIVDVARVLRETLGPSAIVARLGGDEFCTLVPEYSDGAAALTARVQDAFRRFDARSSRPYQVMISVGVVEIPPTDVSPLEDLLSRADELMYAQKKAKSCAEIA